The proteins below are encoded in one region of Macaca nemestrina isolate mMacNem1 chromosome 4 unlocalized genomic scaffold, mMacNem.hap1 SUPER_4_unloc_6, whole genome shotgun sequence:
- the LOC139361067 gene encoding SH3 domain and tetratricopeptide repeat-containing protein 1-like, with translation MSEWGQLRAVQWLCYFYSVIMPRKAQCVIYHKLQLSLTHKVADKVLEGQILKTISQLYLSLGTEWAYKSALDYTKRSLEISIDLQRKEEAAHAWLQAGKIYYILRQSELVDLYIQVAQNVDLYTGDPNLGLELFEAAGDIFFNGAWEREEGMSFYRDQALPLE, from the exons atgagtgagtggg gccagctgcGGGCCGTCCAGTGGCTGTGCTACTTCTACAGCGTCATCATGCCCAGGAAGGCCCAGTGTGTCATCTACCACAAGCTCCAGCTCTCCCTGACCCACAAAGTGGCCGACAAGGTGCTGGAGGGGCAGATCCTGAAGACCATCAGTCAGCTCTACCTGTCCCTGGGCACGGAGTG GGCCTACAAATCCGCTCTGGACTACACCAAACGAAGTCTGGAGATTTCCATTGACCTCCAGAGGAAAGAGGAGGCGGCGcatgcctggctgcaagcagggaagatctattacatcctgcggcagagcgagctggtggacctgtacatccag gtggcacagaatgtggacctgtacacaggcgaccccaacctggggctggagctgtttgaggcagctggagacatcttcttcaatggggcctgggagcgggaggaaggcatgtccttctaccgg GACCAGGCCCTGCCCCTGGAGTGA